From the genome of Aliarcobacter lanthieri:
TCCTTTTGAAATTAGAACTACAATAAATAGAGATATATTAGATGAAAATGATATAAATGAGATTATAAATACAATTTATTGTTTAGGTTATAATAATATTTATTATATACAAAATTTCTTACAAACAAAATCAAATATTGGGAATATTACCCAAAATATGGTACTTAATAGAAGTTTAATAGATGATTCAAAATTAACCATTAACTACAGAAATTAAATATCCCTGAGATGATATATTTTCTATTAAAGTTTTTGAGGTTTTGACTCTTAATCTTCTTACAAAAGTTCGTACTCTATCATCACTAACTTCTTCATCTTCCCATAGTTTTTTTATATTATTAAGTGTTACAAATGAATTCTTATTTTCAATTAAAAGAGACAGAAATCCTTTTTCTCTTTTAGTTAGATTTATCAAATTATCATTTTTATATAAATTTATACTACTATTATTAAATAAAAAACCATCTTTTAAAGTTATTAATTTGGCTTTTTCAATTTTATTCGATAACTCTTTTAAATATTCAATAAAACTTTCAATATCAAATGGTTTTATAAAATATTTAGATATTCCTAAATCAATAGCTTGTAAAAGCATATCTTTATGACTATATGCACTTAATATAATAATAGGGATTGAAGTATTTTGCTCTTTTATCTTTTGACTCATTTCTAAACCATTCATATTTGGCATCATAATATCACTAATAATAATATCAGGCTTAAAAATTTTAAATTTTCTAAGTCCTTCAACTCCATCTTTTACACAAACAACTTTAAAAAATAAATCTTTAATAGAAGATTTAATAAGATTACCTAGTTTTTGTTCATCTTCTACTATTAAAACTTTTAGATCTTTCATAATTTAACTTTGTAATGGGAATTTAAGAGTAAATTTTGAACCATTATTTGTCTTATTATATAAAATATGCCCATTGAAGCTATTTTCTATGATTACTTTCGAAATAAATAGTCCAAGTCCTGTTCCAGTACTTTTATATTTTGTTGTAAAATATGGTTCATAAATATGATTTTCTATATCTTTAGGAATACCTAAAGCATTATCAATAAACTCTAAATATATAAATTCACTATCTTGATAGCTTTTTAAAATAATCTCTTTTTTTAATATTTTATTTTCATTAAAAGCATCTTTTGAGTTAGAAATTAAGTTTAATAAAACTTGTACTAATTCATTCTTAATACCTAATAATTCTAAATCTTTTGTTATATCAAATTTTATAGATATTTTTTCATCTTCGATTAATCTTGATAATATTTTTAGAGCTTCACTTATTGAAAGATTTAATAAAAATCTCTCTTTTTGTTT
Proteins encoded in this window:
- a CDS encoding response regulator transcription factor, producing the protein MKDLKVLIVEDEQKLGNLIKSSIKDLFFKVVCVKDGVEGLRKFKIFKPDIIISDIMMPNMNGLEMSQKIKEQNTSIPIIILSAYSHKDMLLQAIDLGISKYFIKPFDIESFIEYLKELSNKIEKAKLITLKDGFLFNNSSINLYKNDNLINLTKREKGFLSLLIENKNSFVTLNNIKKLWEDEEVSDDRVRTFVRRLRVKTSKTLIENISSQGYLISVVNG